A region of the [Limnothrix rosea] IAM M-220 genome:
GTTTAAGCGCGTCAAAGATGGTGTGGTGGAGCAGGTGGATTTACGGCTATCTGGCTATCCTGAGCAGGCGGTATTTCGACATCCTGCGGAGTTGAAAATCATGGAGGGCGATCGCCTCCTTACAGCACCAGATCAGTTTGCCGCAGAGGCTCCGGCAAAGAATATTGGACAATTTGACCTGAGCGAAATTTTGCCACTTTTACCAACAAGCGACTCGGTTCAGCTAAACTTACCCCTCGACAATCCTGTCACTATCGATATTCCCGTTGCGGTTCTACTGGAATGGCAGTTGATCATGTAATGACAAGTTGCGTATCTAAATGTTGTCACGCAGCAAATTTAGATCACACATATCCAAAGAAAAACGCCTAGGTGTCTGTCCTTGTTTCGACCCTAAGCGTTTTCCGGTGAT
Encoded here:
- a CDS encoding DUF3122 domain-containing protein, encoding MNLSLIILLFCSSLVWAAPSYGSIRQQEEKPGQMLYQSRQSIRDDQGQTWQVILFKRVKDGVVEQVDLRLSGYPEQAVFRHPAELKIMEGDRLLTAPDQFAAEAPAKNIGQFDLSEILPLLPTSDSVQLNLPLDNPVTIDIPVAVLLEWQLIM